A genomic window from Scomber scombrus chromosome 18, fScoSco1.1, whole genome shotgun sequence includes:
- the hs3st3b1a gene encoding heparan sulfate glucosamine 3-O-sulfotransferase 3B1a, whose amino-acid sequence MEYSPILHSLHVVPSSHVKNKLFVFCIMLSLWVYMIYCCVGYCSTVPNLTYRSVNRHDNDAEVDNQESSLGASRDLLNNENDLDSRGDEWDEIRGEAKALDDNAMSGFLNESESKKLPQAIIIGVKKGGTRALLEFLRLHPDIRAVGAEPHFFDRNYDKGLEWYRELMPKSSEGQLTMEKTPSYYVTKEVPARIYTMYKDTKLIVVVRNPVTRAISDYTQTRSKKPDIPSFETLTFKNISAGLIDTTWSAVQIGMYAKHLERWLQFFPMEQLLFVSGERLISDPAGEMARVQDFLGLRRVVTEKHFHFNPAKGFPCLKRPEGNSKPHCLGKTKGRTHPNIDPEVVQRLRDFYKPFNSKFYQMTGQDFGWD is encoded by the exons ATGGAATATAGTCCGATTTTACACAGTCTACATGTTGTGCCATCATCCCACGTGAAAAACAAactctttgtattttgtataatGCTGTCTCTTTGGgtatatatgatatattgttGTGTTGGCTACTGCTCAACTGTGCCAAACCTGACGTACAGATCGGTGAACAGACACGACAACGACGCTGAAGTTGACAATCAGGAGTCCTCTCTCGGGGCGTCCAGGGACTTACTGAATAACGAAAACGATTTGGACAGCAGAGGAGACGAGTGGGATGAAATTAGAGGCGAGGCGAAGGCGTTGGATGATAATGCCATGTCAGGTTTCCTCAATGAATCGGAAAGTAAAAAGTTGCCCCAGGCGATCATCATCGGGGTGAAGAAAGGAGGGACCCGGGCGCTGCTGGAGTTTCTACGCCTGCATCCGGACATCAGGGCGGTGGGAGCCGAGCCGCACTTCTTCGACCGCAACTACGACAAGGGACTGGAGTGGTACAG GGAACTGATGCCCAAGTCATCAGAGGGCCAGTTGACCATGGAGAAGACACCCAGCTACTACGTTACCAAGGAGGTCCCTGCTCGCATCTACACCATGTATAAAGACACAAAGCTGATTGTAGTTGTTCGGAATCCTGTCACACGAGCCATCTCAGACTACACCCAGACTCGCTCCAAGAAGCCGGACATCCCCTCATTCGAGACCCTGACCTTTAAGAACATATCAGCAGGTCTGATTGACACCACATGGAGCGCTGTTCAAATTGGCATGTATGCTAAGCACCTTGAGCGTTGGCTCCAGTTCTTCCCCATggagcagctgctgtttgttagCGGAGAGCGTCTGATTAGCGACCCTGCAGGTGAGATGGCTCGCGTTCAGGACTTTCTCGGGCTCAGGAGGGTGgtcacagagaaacatttcCACTTTAACCCAGCAAAGGGCTTCCCCTGCCTTAAGAGACCTGAGGGGAACAGCAAGCCACACTGTCTGGGCAAAACCAAAGGCCGGACCCATCCTAATATTGACCCAGAGGTGGTGCAGAGGCTAAGAGACTTTTATAAACCCTTTAACAGCAAGTTTTACCAGATGACTGGTCAAGACTTTGGCTGGGACTGA